One genomic segment of Chitinophaga sancti includes these proteins:
- a CDS encoding S41 family peptidase, translating into MNKRFTLAVLTVGTLCAVFFAACKKESKSGSTTTTTSGTATSDEDSLKYLMYNTMQVSYVNGGRSTTTDLPTYYWYSNVPTLNPLSSTYSTADDLLTAMKAYSVGTGSTALDRYSFLDRTGSLSTSLQDGVSGSLTKVSATSGDFGMEVSYVYADANKSTTYLYVLYADKNSPAGLAGLERGDRITAINGDTDIAYDGSSGTNTTKVTNALFNSSSVSLTVTKNTSKVTASYSLTAATYNINPVLFDTTYTINGSKVGYFVFYTFTSTYTSKGVASPTKTVLDALFTKFKAAGITNLIVDLRYNGGGSVTTAEYLDSAIAPASAAGKTMYYYLYNDKLTANLDQVGLEASVNFPATTGGLALDNVFFITSGNTASASEMTLNNLKPYMNVQQVGTTTYGKPCGFITFTLSDYDSTGKEQYLADLYAINFATENANHTGGYYSGITPTDSAADYIGARWGSLTGDENLYNIQTYLTTGSYPVSTGGRLATGSSEGLRVSGTSLNTKKFSGMVDYRIGKKLK; encoded by the coding sequence ATGAATAAAAGATTTACGCTGGCCGTACTGACTGTAGGTACGCTGTGTGCAGTTTTTTTCGCTGCCTGTAAAAAAGAAAGCAAATCCGGGAGTACAACAACCACAACCTCCGGCACTGCTACCTCCGACGAGGATTCGCTGAAATACCTGATGTATAATACCATGCAGGTGAGCTATGTAAATGGTGGTCGTAGTACGACGACTGACCTGCCTACCTACTACTGGTATTCCAATGTGCCTACCTTGAATCCACTGAGTAGCACCTATTCCACAGCTGATGACCTGCTCACTGCCATGAAAGCTTATTCAGTAGGAACGGGGTCAACCGCGCTGGACAGGTATAGTTTTCTGGACAGAACAGGATCCTTGTCTACCTCCCTGCAGGATGGGGTATCTGGTTCCCTGACAAAAGTGTCTGCCACCTCCGGCGATTTCGGGATGGAAGTGAGTTATGTATACGCTGATGCGAATAAGTCTACCACTTACCTGTATGTGCTTTATGCAGATAAGAACTCTCCTGCTGGTCTGGCCGGATTGGAAAGAGGCGACAGGATCACAGCGATCAATGGCGATACAGATATTGCTTATGATGGATCTTCAGGTACCAATACGACCAAGGTAACCAATGCCTTGTTTAACTCCTCTTCTGTGAGTCTGACAGTGACAAAAAATACATCAAAAGTAACCGCCAGTTATTCACTGACTGCTGCTACTTACAATATTAACCCGGTGCTGTTTGATACCACTTATACGATCAATGGATCTAAAGTGGGGTATTTTGTGTTTTATACCTTTACCAGCACCTATACCAGTAAAGGGGTGGCATCACCAACCAAAACAGTCCTGGATGCCCTGTTCACCAAATTTAAGGCGGCGGGTATCACGAACCTGATTGTAGATCTTCGCTATAATGGTGGTGGGTCTGTCACCACTGCAGAATACCTGGATAGTGCGATTGCACCGGCCAGCGCTGCGGGCAAGACTATGTATTATTACCTGTATAATGATAAACTGACTGCCAACCTGGATCAGGTGGGGCTGGAAGCCAGTGTGAACTTCCCGGCTACTACCGGCGGACTGGCACTGGATAATGTGTTCTTTATTACATCGGGGAACACGGCATCTGCCAGTGAGATGACGCTGAATAACCTGAAGCCTTATATGAATGTGCAGCAGGTAGGTACCACGACTTATGGTAAACCTTGTGGATTTATCACCTTCACCTTGTCTGATTATGATAGTACCGGTAAGGAACAGTACCTGGCGGATCTGTATGCGATTAACTTTGCTACTGAAAATGCCAACCATACAGGTGGGTATTACTCAGGTATTACCCCCACGGATTCTGCGGCAGATTATATTGGTGCAAGATGGGGAAGTTTGACAGGAGATGAGAATTTGTATAATATCCAGACTTATCTGACAACGGGTAGTTATCCGGTGAGTACTGGTGGCAGGCTGGCTACGGGAAGTAGTGAAGGTTTGAGAGTGTCAGGGACGTCGTTGAATACGAAGAAGTTTAGTGGAATGGTGGATTATAGGATAGGGAAAAAATTGAAATAG
- a CDS encoding GH92 family glycosyl hydrolase, which produces MKKLIIPALLLASCFAKAQTVNSVSDPVEWVNPLMGTDSKGSLSTGNTYPAIACPWGMNFWMPQTGKMGDGWAYTYHSDKLRGFKQTHQPSPWINDYGQFAIMPVTKSVKFKEDDRASWFSHKAEVAKPYYYSVYLADHNVTTEITPTERAAAIRFTYGKEDSAFVVIDALDKGSYIKVLQSERKIIGYTTKNSGGVPANFKNYFVLTFDKPFTYVATFKNDVLSKGVAEAQENHVGAVIGFSTVKGEQVNVKVASSFISPEQAVLNLNQEIGSSTFDAIKDKAKAAWNAEMSRIKVEGGTSDQTRTFYSCLYRSMLFPRKFYEYDAKGAVVHYSPYNGQVLPGYMFTDNGFWDTFRAQFPFFNLMYPSMNAHIMEGMVNAYKESGWLPEWASPGHRDCMIGSNSASLIADAYLKGVRGFDINTAYEAIIKNSNNEGPLESVGRKGVKYYNKLGYVPYDVKINENTARTLEYSYDDWTIWKLAVALNRPKAEIERFAKQARNYRNVYDAESKLMRGKNEDGKFQTPFNPTKWGDAFTEGNSWHYSWSVFHDVQGLINLMGGKETFVQMLDSVFAMPPVFDDSYYHFTIHEIREMQIMNFGQYAHGNQPIQHMIYLYNYAGAPWKSQYWLREVMNRLYSATPDGYCGDEDNGQTSAWYVFSALGFYPVTPGAPQYVVGAPLFKKATVKLENGKEIVINAPRNSEENRYIRSATFNGANLTNNWLDYNALMKGATIDFDMDATPNKSRGISDKDVPYSMTQEVK; this is translated from the coding sequence ATGAAAAAACTCATCATTCCGGCCCTTTTGCTGGCATCCTGTTTTGCAAAGGCCCAGACTGTGAATAGCGTCTCAGACCCGGTGGAATGGGTCAATCCACTTATGGGAACCGATTCAAAGGGTTCCTTGTCAACTGGTAATACCTATCCAGCCATTGCCTGCCCATGGGGTATGAACTTCTGGATGCCGCAGACCGGCAAAATGGGCGACGGATGGGCGTACACCTACCATTCGGACAAACTGCGTGGTTTTAAACAAACCCACCAGCCAAGCCCATGGATCAATGATTACGGCCAGTTTGCCATCATGCCGGTAACGAAATCTGTAAAATTCAAAGAAGATGACAGAGCCAGCTGGTTCTCGCACAAAGCGGAAGTAGCCAAACCATATTATTATAGTGTATACCTGGCCGATCACAACGTGACCACGGAAATCACTCCAACTGAAAGAGCTGCTGCTATCCGTTTTACCTATGGTAAGGAAGACAGTGCTTTCGTAGTGATCGATGCGCTGGACAAAGGCTCTTACATCAAAGTATTGCAGTCTGAGCGCAAAATTATTGGCTATACCACCAAAAACAGCGGTGGCGTACCGGCTAATTTCAAAAACTACTTCGTACTCACTTTCGACAAGCCTTTCACTTATGTAGCTACCTTCAAGAACGATGTACTGAGCAAAGGTGTTGCGGAAGCACAGGAAAATCACGTAGGTGCCGTAATCGGCTTCTCTACTGTGAAAGGTGAGCAGGTAAACGTAAAAGTGGCATCTTCTTTCATCAGCCCTGAGCAGGCAGTATTGAACCTGAACCAGGAGATAGGCAGCAGCACTTTTGACGCCATCAAAGACAAGGCAAAAGCTGCCTGGAACGCCGAGATGAGCCGTATCAAGGTAGAAGGTGGTACATCTGACCAGACCCGTACCTTCTATTCCTGCCTGTACCGTTCTATGCTGTTCCCCCGTAAGTTCTATGAGTACGATGCCAAAGGTGCAGTGGTACACTACAGCCCTTATAATGGCCAGGTACTGCCAGGCTATATGTTCACCGATAATGGTTTCTGGGATACTTTCCGTGCCCAGTTCCCTTTCTTCAACCTGATGTACCCTTCTATGAACGCTCATATCATGGAAGGTATGGTGAACGCTTACAAAGAAAGTGGCTGGTTGCCTGAATGGGCGAGCCCTGGTCACCGCGATTGTATGATCGGTTCCAACTCTGCTTCCCTGATTGCAGATGCATACCTGAAAGGTGTAAGAGGTTTCGACATCAACACTGCCTACGAAGCGATCATTAAGAACTCCAACAACGAAGGTCCGCTGGAATCAGTAGGCCGTAAAGGTGTAAAATATTACAATAAACTGGGTTATGTGCCTTATGATGTGAAGATCAATGAGAACACTGCCCGTACACTGGAATATAGCTATGATGACTGGACTATCTGGAAACTGGCCGTTGCCCTGAACCGTCCAAAGGCAGAAATCGAGCGTTTTGCTAAACAGGCACGTAACTACCGCAACGTATATGATGCAGAGAGCAAATTAATGCGTGGGAAAAATGAGGATGGTAAATTCCAGACTCCTTTCAATCCAACCAAATGGGGAGATGCATTTACGGAGGGGAATAGCTGGCATTATAGCTGGTCTGTATTCCACGACGTACAGGGCCTGATCAACCTGATGGGGGGTAAAGAAACCTTCGTTCAGATGCTGGATTCCGTATTCGCTATGCCTCCGGTATTTGACGATAGCTATTATCACTTCACCATTCATGAAATCCGCGAAATGCAGATCATGAACTTTGGTCAGTATGCACACGGTAACCAGCCTATCCAGCACATGATCTACCTGTACAACTATGCAGGTGCTCCATGGAAATCTCAATACTGGCTGAGGGAGGTTATGAACCGCCTGTATTCAGCTACTCCTGATGGTTATTGCGGTGATGAGGATAATGGCCAGACTTCTGCATGGTATGTATTCAGTGCACTGGGATTCTACCCGGTTACACCTGGTGCGCCACAGTATGTAGTAGGAGCACCTTTGTTTAAAAAAGCAACCGTGAAGCTGGAAAATGGTAAAGAGATCGTGATCAATGCACCAAGAAACAGCGAAGAAAACCGTTATATCAGATCTGCTACCTTCAATGGTGCGAACCTGACTAACAACTGGCTGGATTACAATGCTTTGATGAAGGGTGCAACTATCGACTTCGATATGGATGCTACGCCTAATAAGAGCAGAGGTATCTCTGATAAGGATGTACCTTATTCCATGACCCAGGAGGTTAAATAA
- a CDS encoding N-acetylmuramoyl-L-alanine amidase, which translates to MKQVRLLLCLALPAILFSCAHSPYGATNKVYRKQAKTYARTLRAEPTGQWIGSTNFNMRKPNYVIIHHTAQGTCDSTFRTFTLTRTNVSAHYVICKDGTVVQMLNDYLRAWHAGLSRWGNVTDMNSCSIGIELDNNGFVPFQPQQINSLMVLLDTLKHRYNIPAANFIGHGDIAPTRKNDPNRYFPWQQLAEKGFGLWYDTTGVTLPADFNTKQALRLFGYDVKDTSAAIIAFKRHFVPADSLTGIKLDEGEKKILYNLMQKSE; encoded by the coding sequence ATGAAACAGGTCAGACTATTACTATGCTTAGCCCTACCGGCTATTTTATTCAGCTGCGCACATTCTCCATATGGCGCTACCAACAAGGTATACCGCAAGCAAGCCAAAACTTATGCCCGCACCTTACGTGCAGAGCCTACGGGACAATGGATTGGTTCCACCAATTTCAATATGCGTAAACCGAATTACGTGATCATTCACCATACGGCACAGGGCACCTGCGACAGCACTTTCAGGACTTTTACCCTGACCCGGACCAATGTAAGCGCACATTACGTGATCTGTAAAGACGGTACGGTGGTGCAAATGCTGAATGATTACCTCCGGGCATGGCATGCCGGCTTGTCAAGATGGGGAAATGTGACTGATATGAACTCCTGTTCTATCGGCATCGAACTGGATAACAATGGATTCGTACCTTTCCAGCCTCAGCAGATCAATAGTCTGATGGTTTTACTGGATACTTTAAAACACAGGTACAATATCCCGGCAGCCAACTTTATTGGTCATGGCGATATAGCTCCTACCCGCAAAAATGACCCCAACCGGTACTTTCCCTGGCAGCAACTGGCCGAAAAAGGCTTTGGGCTCTGGTACGATACTACCGGCGTGACCCTGCCAGCAGATTTTAATACTAAACAAGCACTGCGTCTTTTTGGTTATGATGTGAAAGATACGAGTGCCGCAATCATTGCTTTTAAAAGACACTTTGTACCCGCCGATTCATTAACCGGCATAAAACTGGATGAAGGAGAGAAGAAAATACTCTATAACCTCATGCAAAAAAGTGAATAA
- a CDS encoding SusC/RagA family TonB-linked outer membrane protein: MDINYLKSDTKMHNQLRRIAGMILALLLAYQWGQAQNTRITGVVTSRTDATPIPGAIISVKGTNHGTQTDADGKYSITVSPKDTLRISFIGFTAVEQVAGTGRTLNFALENNESKLQEVVVTALGISREKRSLGYAVQELKSKDIAEARESNLVNALTGKIAGVTVTSSQGSMGSSRIVIRGETSIAGNNQPLFIVDGIPVDNSQLGVGIGTARDFANAIADLNADDIESLNVLKGPNAAALYGSRAAGGVLVIKTKTGKGMKGYGVTVNSSATFENILVLPKYQNSYGQGSSGQFSYVDGKGGGVNDGVDESWGPKMDGRLIPQFFSKGEAVPFVAHPDNVKDFYQTGYTLNNGISVSGGSDKADYRFSYNNTKQTGIMPNTGITRNSFALNTTYRLTPKLTLSTYANYVKADADNLPGIDGKRANSVTLQFTWFGRQVDTRLLRNYKNADGTDFNWNHSYYSNPYWIQYENTVGQARNRFFGNARLSYEIASWLSANFRIGTDTYNDRRKYRVAYYTNGTPYGSYTEDAYQVTETNAEFTLNAKKKLNKNFSIDGLVGGNVRNNQYENNFQQAPKLAVRDLYTLNNSRDPLVSTNVFNQLRVYSTFASSQVAYRDWAFLNLTARNDWSSTLPAANNSYFYPSVNASVVLSDALHIQSNVLTNLKVRGGWAMVGKDTDPYSLINTYPFSQPFGSLPLQTVNDKYLKKDLKPEITQSTEFGIEAGFLKDRLRADVTYYASSSYNQILLADVSATTGDLKKILNAGKINNHGVEVMLGATPVTTASGFRWDVNINYAKNISKVIELDKEGFLNDYVLGSSGNMQVLASKGKRYGALYGKAYKRNDKGEIIVSASGAPVVADDKKVLGYYTPKWTGSINNNFSFKGFTVGFLIDTRQGGQIWSGTNYTGIYTGVLAASMPGRDEEHGGLPYYYANNNQQGTAVRLENHTSAAPNGETVYHDGIIFDGVTADGKKNESILPAQRYYKAVYSSSLNESSVYSASFIKLREVRIGYALPLEIAHKWGLQGVNLTVTARNLFYIDKKVPNIDPETAFNTGNGQGLETLQIPTTRSIGVNLKVSF, translated from the coding sequence ATGGACATTAATTACCTGAAATCTGATACAAAAATGCATAACCAACTACGCAGAATCGCTGGTATGATACTGGCTCTCCTACTCGCATATCAATGGGGGCAGGCGCAAAACACACGAATTACCGGGGTTGTCACATCCCGTACTGATGCCACACCTATTCCAGGAGCTATCATTTCTGTAAAAGGCACAAATCATGGTACACAAACCGATGCAGATGGTAAGTATTCCATCACCGTATCTCCAAAAGATACTCTCCGCATCTCTTTTATCGGATTTACCGCTGTTGAGCAGGTTGCCGGCACTGGCCGAACCCTGAATTTCGCGCTGGAAAACAACGAAAGCAAATTGCAGGAAGTAGTTGTCACCGCCCTCGGTATCAGCCGTGAAAAGCGTTCCCTGGGGTATGCGGTACAGGAACTTAAATCCAAAGATATTGCCGAAGCCCGTGAGTCGAACCTCGTCAATGCGCTGACTGGAAAGATCGCTGGTGTAACGGTTACCAGTAGCCAGGGTAGTATGGGGTCTTCCCGTATCGTGATCAGGGGTGAAACCTCTATCGCTGGTAACAACCAACCTTTGTTCATCGTGGATGGTATTCCAGTTGATAATAGTCAGCTTGGTGTAGGTATCGGTACAGCCCGCGACTTTGCAAATGCCATTGCCGATCTGAACGCAGACGATATCGAATCGCTGAACGTATTGAAAGGTCCGAACGCCGCAGCACTATACGGTTCCCGCGCCGCTGGTGGTGTACTGGTTATCAAAACCAAAACCGGGAAAGGCATGAAAGGCTATGGCGTAACTGTAAACAGCAGCGCTACCTTCGAAAATATACTGGTACTGCCTAAATATCAGAACAGCTATGGACAGGGTTCCAGCGGACAGTTCAGCTATGTAGATGGTAAAGGTGGTGGCGTGAACGACGGTGTGGATGAAAGCTGGGGGCCTAAAATGGATGGCCGCCTTATTCCGCAGTTCTTCTCCAAGGGTGAAGCAGTGCCTTTTGTTGCGCATCCTGACAACGTGAAGGATTTTTATCAGACCGGTTATACCCTGAACAATGGTATATCAGTAAGCGGTGGTAGCGACAAAGCAGATTACCGTTTCTCTTATAATAATACGAAGCAAACCGGCATTATGCCAAACACTGGAATCACCCGCAATTCCTTTGCGTTGAATACCACCTACCGCCTTACACCAAAGCTGACATTGAGCACCTATGCTAACTATGTAAAAGCTGATGCAGATAACCTGCCTGGTATAGATGGTAAACGTGCAAACAGCGTGACCCTGCAGTTCACCTGGTTTGGCCGTCAGGTAGATACCCGTCTCCTCAGAAATTATAAAAATGCAGATGGTACAGATTTCAACTGGAACCATAGCTACTATAGTAACCCCTACTGGATACAGTATGAAAACACAGTAGGTCAGGCACGTAACCGTTTCTTCGGAAACGCCCGTCTGAGCTATGAGATCGCCAGCTGGCTCTCTGCTAACTTCCGCATTGGTACGGATACTTATAATGATAGGCGTAAGTACAGAGTAGCTTATTATACAAACGGTACGCCTTATGGTTCTTATACTGAAGACGCCTATCAGGTGACTGAAACCAACGCCGAGTTTACCCTGAATGCAAAGAAGAAACTGAACAAAAATTTCTCTATTGATGGTCTGGTGGGTGGCAACGTCCGCAACAATCAATACGAAAACAACTTTCAGCAGGCACCTAAGCTGGCCGTAAGAGATCTGTATACATTGAATAACTCCCGGGATCCGCTGGTATCTACAAATGTCTTTAACCAACTGAGAGTGTACAGTACTTTTGCTTCTTCACAGGTAGCTTACAGGGACTGGGCATTTCTGAACCTGACTGCACGTAACGACTGGTCTTCTACACTGCCTGCGGCAAATAACTCTTACTTCTATCCATCTGTGAATGCAAGTGTGGTACTGAGCGATGCATTGCACATTCAGAGCAATGTACTCACTAACCTTAAAGTAAGAGGTGGTTGGGCAATGGTTGGTAAGGATACCGATCCTTATAGCCTGATCAATACTTATCCTTTCAGCCAGCCATTTGGTAGCTTGCCGTTGCAGACTGTGAATGATAAGTACCTGAAGAAAGATCTGAAACCAGAAATAACACAATCTACTGAATTCGGTATCGAAGCAGGTTTCCTGAAAGATCGCCTTCGTGCAGATGTGACTTACTATGCTTCCAGCAGTTACAACCAGATCCTGTTGGCCGATGTAAGTGCCACTACCGGTGACCTGAAGAAGATCCTGAACGCAGGTAAGATCAATAACCATGGTGTGGAGGTAATGCTGGGTGCTACACCTGTCACTACTGCCTCCGGTTTCCGTTGGGATGTAAATATCAACTACGCAAAGAATATCTCTAAAGTAATAGAGCTGGACAAAGAAGGTTTCCTGAACGACTATGTACTGGGTAGCTCTGGCAACATGCAGGTACTGGCATCCAAAGGCAAGCGCTATGGCGCCCTGTATGGTAAAGCTTATAAGCGTAATGACAAAGGTGAAATTATCGTAAGCGCCAGTGGGGCACCAGTGGTTGCTGATGATAAAAAAGTACTGGGTTACTATACGCCAAAGTGGACAGGTAGTATCAACAATAACTTCTCTTTCAAAGGCTTCACTGTCGGCTTCCTGATCGATACCCGCCAGGGTGGCCAGATCTGGTCCGGTACTAACTACACCGGCATCTACACAGGTGTACTGGCAGCAAGTATGCCGGGCAGAGATGAGGAGCATGGTGGTTTACCTTATTACTATGCTAACAATAACCAGCAGGGTACAGCGGTTCGCCTGGAGAACCATACATCTGCAGCACCAAATGGCGAGACTGTATACCATGATGGTATCATCTTCGACGGTGTAACTGCCGATGGTAAAAAGAATGAATCGATCCTGCCTGCACAGCGTTATTACAAAGCTGTATACAGCAGCTCACTGAACGAAAGTAGTGTGTACAGCGCCAGCTTTATCAAACTGAGAGAGGTAAGAATAGGATATGCACTGCCGCTTGAAATAGCGCACAAGTGGGGATTACAGGGCGTGAACCTGACAGTAACTGCACGTAACCTGTTCTACATCGACAAAAAGGTTCCAAACATTGATCCGGAAACGGCATTTAATACTGGTAACGGACAAGGTCTGGAAACACTGCAGATTCCTACTACACGTAGTATTGGTGTGAACCTGAAAGTATCCTTCTAA
- a CDS encoding SusD/RagB family nutrient-binding outer membrane lipoprotein, translating into MKLFKYILWVSGIALVLTSCSKQLERINKNPNESETAQPDYLLTNGIKANVDTYWGTDAAMETSLLYVQYWAKIQYTDPDKYIPASTSIQTIWNNFYAQGVQDFTTLIQLGDTLHNPNYRAVGVIMRSWIFQVLTDLYGDVPYSQAANIEKYLTPKYDNQRDIYIGLLAELKAAVSVINTNGDAIGGDVLYNGDMNKWKKFANSLRLRIALRIADQEFDAAKAVFDEIGADNSGLIAANSENAQLTYLASPNQNPVAKNRETRSDYRISKSVVDLLHTFNDPRLSVYGAIPKDTNAVVGITNGLPTDSASKLGFNKTSDVGAVFTATTAPAVIFNYAELLFIKAEAAQRGLLSGDAADLYKQAITASLQQYSIGDVVVATYLAQTSVAYNAVDYRKSIGEQKWLALFGEGLEGFAEWRRLDYPVLTPAYSGVLSGKIPLRLTYPSAEQALNGVNYKAAVTHQGADQLITRLWFDVR; encoded by the coding sequence ATGAAACTATTCAAATATATACTATGGGTATCTGGTATTGCACTGGTGCTCACATCCTGCTCCAAACAGCTGGAAAGGATTAACAAGAATCCGAATGAATCAGAAACTGCACAGCCGGATTACCTGCTCACCAATGGTATCAAAGCGAATGTAGATACTTACTGGGGCACAGATGCTGCCATGGAAACAAGTTTGCTGTATGTACAATACTGGGCAAAGATCCAATATACGGACCCGGACAAATACATTCCTGCATCTACCAGTATCCAGACTATCTGGAATAACTTTTATGCACAGGGTGTACAGGATTTTACTACGCTGATTCAGCTGGGCGATACCCTGCACAATCCGAATTATCGCGCAGTAGGTGTCATCATGCGTTCCTGGATCTTCCAGGTGCTGACAGACCTGTATGGCGATGTACCTTATTCACAGGCTGCAAATATTGAGAAATACCTGACACCTAAGTACGATAACCAGCGTGATATCTACATCGGATTGCTGGCAGAACTGAAAGCAGCAGTAAGCGTGATCAATACGAATGGTGATGCTATCGGCGGCGACGTGCTGTATAATGGTGATATGAATAAGTGGAAGAAGTTTGCGAACTCACTGCGACTGCGTATTGCACTGAGAATAGCTGATCAGGAGTTTGATGCAGCAAAAGCCGTGTTCGATGAAATCGGTGCGGACAACAGTGGGTTGATCGCTGCGAATAGTGAGAATGCACAGCTAACTTACCTGGCATCTCCCAATCAGAACCCGGTAGCAAAGAATAGGGAGACACGCAGCGACTACCGCATCAGCAAGAGCGTGGTTGATTTACTGCATACCTTCAATGATCCTCGTCTGAGTGTATATGGTGCAATCCCTAAGGATACAAATGCAGTAGTAGGTATCACCAATGGGTTGCCTACGGATTCAGCATCTAAACTGGGTTTCAACAAGACATCAGATGTAGGTGCGGTGTTCACAGCTACTACAGCACCAGCAGTGATCTTCAACTATGCTGAGTTATTGTTCATCAAGGCCGAAGCAGCACAGAGAGGTTTGCTGAGTGGCGATGCGGCAGATCTGTATAAGCAGGCGATCACCGCTTCACTGCAACAGTATAGTATTGGTGATGTAGTGGTAGCTACTTACCTGGCGCAGACTTCAGTAGCATATAATGCAGTTGATTACAGAAAATCAATTGGCGAGCAGAAATGGCTGGCGCTGTTTGGCGAAGGCCTGGAAGGATTTGCAGAGTGGAGAAGACTGGATTACCCGGTACTGACACCTGCTTATTCAGGTGTACTGAGTGGAAAAATTCCTTTGAGGCTCACCTATCCTTCGGCAGAGCAGGCGCTGAATGGAGTAAATTATAAAGCAGCGGTTACACACCAGGGAGCGGATCAGTTGATTACGCGTCTTTGGTTCGACGTTAGATAA
- a CDS encoding SDR family oxidoreductase codes for MELSLKGKTALICGATQGIGLATARELAALGAECILMARDKEALKEIIPTLEAEHFQEHSYLVADFQHTKEVEEAIKTVTEKQSIHILVNNTGGPASGPIVEAEVHEFTAAFNQHLVNNHILAQAVLTGMIAAGYGRIINVISTSVKAPLKNLGVSNTIRLSVAAWAKTMATELAQYGVTVNNILPGSTNTNRLRSLIQTTARKRGVDQTVIEQEMLNEIPAKRFGDAKEVAAAIAFLATPAAGYITGTSIPVDGGKTPTI; via the coding sequence ATGGAATTATCTTTAAAGGGGAAAACCGCCCTGATCTGTGGTGCTACACAGGGAATTGGATTGGCCACAGCCAGAGAACTGGCCGCTTTAGGAGCTGAATGTATCTTAATGGCCAGGGACAAAGAAGCCCTGAAGGAAATTATACCTACGCTCGAAGCAGAACATTTTCAAGAGCATAGTTATCTTGTGGCAGACTTCCAGCATACAAAGGAAGTAGAGGAAGCCATCAAAACCGTCACTGAGAAACAATCAATACACATCCTGGTCAATAACACAGGAGGTCCTGCCAGCGGCCCGATCGTAGAGGCAGAAGTGCATGAATTCACAGCTGCTTTCAACCAGCACCTGGTGAATAACCATATACTTGCACAGGCTGTGCTCACAGGTATGATCGCTGCCGGTTATGGCAGGATCATCAATGTGATCTCTACCTCTGTGAAAGCACCTCTCAAAAACCTGGGCGTATCCAACACCATCCGCCTCTCCGTCGCTGCCTGGGCCAAAACCATGGCGACAGAACTGGCACAGTATGGCGTGACTGTCAATAATATCCTGCCCGGTTCGACCAATACAAACCGGTTACGCTCCCTGATTCAAACCACTGCCAGGAAGCGCGGTGTGGATCAGACAGTAATAGAACAGGAAATGCTGAATGAAATACCAGCGAAACGCTTTGGAGATGCAAAGGAAGTTGCAGCTGCAATTGCATTTCTGGCTACACCTGCCGCAGGGTATATCACAGGTACGAGCATCCCTGTTGATGGAGGAAAGACACCGACCATTTAA